One part of the Odontesthes bonariensis isolate fOdoBon6 chromosome 15, fOdoBon6.hap1, whole genome shotgun sequence genome encodes these proteins:
- the bloc1s2 gene encoding biogenesis of lysosome-related organelles complex 1 subunit 2, protein MDNHNRNKMAATGDEAAAMDSISREPAALSAALNPTVSGTGQAERSEDTAESPLTTPKKPGTNSDGGVETAEEAVEPAEPDINELCTDMFEKMAIFLQGELTATCEDYRLLENMNKLTSLKYMEMKDISVNISRNLLDLNNKYASLQPYLDQINKIEEQVSSLEQAAYKLDAYSKKLEARFKKLEKR, encoded by the exons ATGGACAATCATAACAGGAACAAAATGGCTGCAACTGGCGACGAAGCCGCAGCTATGGACAGCATCTCCAGGGAACCAGCAGCCCTCTCGGCTGCGTTGAACCCGACTGTTAGCGGCACCGGTCAGGCGGAGCGTTCCGAGGATACAGCGGAAAGCCCGTTGACGACTCCCAAGAAGCCCGGCACAAACA GTGATGGTGGTGTGGAGACTGCAGAGGAGGCTGTGGAGCCTGCAGAGCCCGATATCAATGAGTTGTGCACCGATATGTTTGAAAAGATGGCCATCTTCCTTCAAGGAGAACTAACAG CCACTTGTGAAGATTACCGTCTGCTGGAGAACATGAACAAGCTTACAAGTCTTAAATACATGGAAATGAAGGACATCAGCGTCAACATTAGCCGCAACCTGCTAGATCTCAACAACAAGT ATGCCAGTCTGCAACCATATTTGGACCAGATAAATAAGATAGAGGAGCAAGTATCGTCGCTTGAACAAGCTGCCTACAAGCTGGATGCATACTCCAAGAAACTGG AAGCGAGATTCAAAAAACTGGAGAAGCGATGA